The Tenrec ecaudatus isolate mTenEca1 chromosome 14, mTenEca1.hap1, whole genome shotgun sequence genome contains a region encoding:
- the C2CD4A gene encoding C2 calcium-dependent domain-containing protein 4A: MWCLEQLCLAPWRLLRGGERLLRGRAPRSRAVATPTCANVLTPDRIPEFCIPPRLAPSPGPAAVRNSWGEDGVTDEGAGCTDWDPRSQAALSLPHLPRARTAYGFCALLESPHTRRKESLFLGGPGAAALRPRARTSSGREGHRTRAPLDRACAPSSAPTWSPGGAPPLGAALAPPPRARRFLRAPDGLLSRALRARRSRRLARVRARSVSGGDGNGDEDEAGGARAGPPACEPPALPTARPERLEAEGTVTLGRDGGAVRLAAEYCPGRGQLRIRLLRAEGPAQGAAEARAVGCRVGLVLQPPGQARTRRGTVVRRSREPGLEQDVCFDGLSEDQVRRVAVRVEAAGKGHLGAWGELLLGPLLLL, encoded by the coding sequence ATGTGGTGCCTGGAGCAGCTCTGCCTGGCCCCCTGGCGGCTCCTGCGGGGTGGAGAGCGGCTTCTCCGGGGTCGGGCTCCTAGATCCAGAGCTGTTGCGACCCCCACGTGCGCCAATGTGCTCACCCCCGACCGCATCCCCGAGTTCTGCATCCCGCCACGACTCGCGCCCAGCCCCGGCCCGGCTGCCGTGCGAAATTCCTGGGGCGAAGACGGGGTGACGGACGAGGGCGCCGGCTGCACTGACTGGGACCCGCGCTCGCAGGCGGCGCTCTCGCTGCCGCACCTGCCCCGCGCGCGCACCGCCTACGGCTTCTGCGCGCTGCTCGAGAGCCCGCACACGCGCCGCAAGGAGTCGCTCTTCCTCGGGGGCCCCGGCGCCGCCGCGCTCCGCCCGCGGGCGCGCACCTCCAGCGGCCGCGAAGGACACAGGACCCGCGCGCCCCTGGACCGCGCGTGCGCGCCCAGCTCCGCGCCTACCTGGAGCCCCGGCGGCGCGCCCCCGCTCGGGGCCGCACTCGCCCCGCCGCCCCGCGCTCGCCGCTTCCTGCGCGCCCCCGACGGACTGCTGAGCCGCGCGCTGCGCGCCCGCAGGAGTCGCCGCCTGGCCCGCGTCCGCGCCCGTTCCGTGTCCGGCGGGGACGGGAACGGGGACGAGGACGAGGCGGGCGGCGCCCGCGCGGGGCCCCCGGCCTGTGAGCCACCCGCGCTCCCGACGGCGCGGCCCGAGCGCCTGGAGGCCGAGGGCACCGTGACGCTGGGCCGCGACGGCGGCGCCGTGCGCCTGGCCGCCGAGTACTGCCCGGGCCGCGGGCAGCTCCGCATCCGCCTGCTGCGCGCAGAGGGCCCGGCCCAGGGCGCCGCCGAAGCCCGCGCCGTGGGCTGCCGCGTCGGGCTGGTCCTGCAGCCGCCGGGCCAGGCGCGCACGCGGCGCGGGACCGTGGTGCGGCGGAGCCGGGAGCCCGGCCTGGAGCAGGACGTCTGCTTCGACGGGCTCTCGGAGGACCAGGTGCGCCGCGTGGCGGTGCGCGTGGAGGCGGCCGGCAAGGGCCACCTAGGGGCCTGGGGCGAGCTGCTCCTGGGCcccctgctgctcctctga